Proteins encoded within one genomic window of Acidovorax sp. 107:
- the glyS gene encoding glycine--tRNA ligase subunit beta, with translation MTTQNLLVELFVEELPPKALQKLGDAFATVLGDQLKAQGLATAASVVTPFASPRRLAAHVTAVADKAADKAVQQKLMPVTVGLDKDGNATPALLKKLQALGADVSNPAAAVAALKRAQDGKAEALFYDSVVPGATLQAGLQQALHEAIAKLPIPKVMSYQLETDCELPGWTSVNFVRPAHGLVALHGSTVVPVKALGLTAGNSTTGHRFEAAVSPVVLQDADSYAATLKKDGAVIASFAERKAEIARQLAAAAAKVGNGARPIEDEALLDEVTALVERPNVVTCSFETEFLDVPQECLILTMKANQKYFPLLDAAGKLTNKFLVVSNISPEDTSFVTGGNERVVRPRLADAKFFFDQDRKKTLASRVEGLGKVVYHNKLGTQGERVERVRAIAKAIASQLGDAQLVQDADLAAQLAKTDLVTDMVGEFPELQGIMGGYYALNDGLGETVANAIEDHYKPRFAGDTLPRNTAGVVVALADKLETLVGMFGIGNLPTGDRDPFALRRHALGVIRMLVEKSLALDLDVFLNIGWAVFCDEGIQRNWAQQQQEKAIAALEGKPGLQAVGHGYAVRSVEPSTKQALADFIYDRLAGSLREQGYRAQEVDAVLALRPQRLALVEKQLAAVRAFAALPESPALAAANKRVGNILKKAEVEGVVDAHVNPDLLQEKAEQDLYAALQRFVPEANTQFDAGDYTASLQTLAVLRAPVDAFFDDVMVNAEQLDLRLNRQGLLKTLHEAMNRVADLSRLAA, from the coding sequence ATGACAACCCAAAACCTCCTCGTTGAACTGTTTGTCGAAGAACTGCCGCCCAAGGCATTGCAAAAGCTGGGCGATGCCTTTGCCACCGTGCTGGGCGACCAGCTCAAGGCCCAGGGCCTGGCGACGGCCGCCTCGGTGGTCACGCCCTTTGCGTCGCCCCGCCGCCTGGCTGCGCATGTGACGGCCGTGGCCGACAAGGCCGCTGACAAGGCCGTGCAGCAAAAGCTGATGCCCGTGACCGTGGGCTTGGACAAAGACGGCAACGCCACGCCTGCATTGCTCAAAAAGCTGCAGGCCCTGGGCGCCGATGTGTCCAACCCCGCAGCCGCCGTGGCTGCTCTCAAGCGTGCCCAGGACGGCAAGGCCGAAGCCCTGTTCTACGACAGCGTGGTGCCTGGCGCCACGCTGCAAGCCGGTCTGCAGCAGGCGCTCCATGAGGCCATTGCCAAGCTGCCCATCCCCAAGGTGATGAGTTACCAGCTCGAAACCGACTGCGAGCTGCCCGGCTGGACCAGCGTGAACTTTGTGCGCCCCGCGCACGGCCTGGTCGCGCTGCATGGCAGCACCGTGGTGCCTGTGAAGGCGCTGGGCCTCACGGCAGGCAACAGCACCACCGGCCACCGTTTTGAAGCAGCCGTGTCGCCCGTGGTGCTGCAGGACGCCGACAGCTACGCCGCCACCCTGAAGAAGGACGGCGCCGTGATCGCCAGCTTTGCCGAGCGCAAGGCGGAGATCGCCCGCCAGCTCGCCGCTGCTGCCGCGAAGGTGGGCAATGGCGCCCGCCCGATTGAAGACGAAGCCTTGCTCGACGAAGTGACCGCGCTGGTCGAGCGGCCCAACGTGGTCACTTGCTCGTTCGAGACCGAGTTCCTCGACGTGCCGCAGGAATGCCTCATCCTCACGATGAAGGCCAACCAGAAGTACTTCCCGTTGCTGGACGCCGCTGGCAAGCTCACCAACAAGTTCCTGGTGGTCAGCAACATCAGCCCCGAAGACACCAGCTTTGTGACCGGCGGCAATGAGCGTGTGGTGCGCCCGCGCCTGGCCGATGCGAAGTTCTTCTTTGACCAGGACCGCAAGAAGACCCTGGCCTCTCGCGTCGAGGGCCTGGGCAAGGTCGTGTACCACAACAAGCTGGGCACCCAGGGCGAGCGCGTGGAGCGCGTGCGTGCCATTGCCAAGGCGATTGCGTCCCAGCTGGGTGATGCGCAACTGGTGCAGGACGCCGACCTGGCCGCGCAACTGGCCAAGACCGACCTCGTGACCGACATGGTGGGCGAGTTCCCCGAGCTGCAGGGCATCATGGGCGGCTACTACGCCCTGAACGACGGCCTGGGCGAGACCGTGGCGAACGCCATCGAAGACCACTACAAGCCCCGCTTTGCGGGCGACACGCTGCCCCGCAACACGGCCGGCGTGGTGGTGGCCCTGGCCGACAAGCTCGAAACCCTGGTCGGCATGTTTGGCATCGGCAACCTGCCCACCGGCGACCGCGACCCGTTTGCGCTGCGCCGCCATGCGCTGGGCGTGATCCGCATGCTGGTCGAGAAGAGCCTTGCCCTCGATTTGGACGTATTTCTGAACATTGGCTGGGCAGTTTTCTGCGACGAAGGTATTCAGAGGAATTGGGCGCAACAACAGCAAGAAAAGGCGATTGCAGCACTCGAAGGGAAACCAGGGCTCCAAGCAGTAGGTCATGGATACGCAGTTCGATCTGTCGAACCATCGACAAAGCAAGCGCTGGCCGACTTCATCTACGACCGCCTTGCCGGCAGCCTGCGCGAGCAGGGCTACCGCGCGCAAGAGGTGGACGCCGTGCTGGCGTTGCGCCCGCAACGCCTGGCCCTGGTCGAGAAACAACTGGCCGCAGTGCGCGCCTTTGCCGCCCTGCCCGAAAGCCCGGCCCTGGCCGCAGCCAACAAGCGCGTGGGCAACATCCTCAAGAAGGCCGAGGTGGAAGGCGTTGTGGATGCCCATGTGAATCCCGACCTGCTGCAGGAAAAGGCCGAGCAGGACCTCTACGCAGCGTTGCAGCGTTTTGTCCCTGAGGCCAATACCCAGTTCGACGCCGGTGACTACACCGCCAGCCTGCAAACCCTGGCCGTGCTGCGCGCGCCGGTCGATGCGTTCTTTGACGACGTGATGGTGAACGCCGAGCAGCTGGACCTGCGCCTGAACCGCCAGGGCCTGCTCAAGACGCTGCACGAAGCCATGAACCGCGTGGCTGACCTGTCCCGTCTGGCGGCCTGA
- the gmhB gene encoding D-glycero-beta-D-manno-heptose 1,7-bisphosphate 7-phosphatase: MKLAILDRDGTLNPMGDEYITSADEWTAVPGALEAIARLNHAGWHVVVATNQPGLGRGLFDVVALNAIHAKMHRQVAAVGGRIDAVFYCPHAADEDCSCRKPAPGLLEQICDRYGVERDEVRVVGSCEAHLQAGAAVGAQLHLVCTGRSAPLRPGGALPVSLPPGTQVHASLADFVDQLLPATPGPAVPLAAAPLPLSGHGGAVS, translated from the coding sequence ATGAAACTCGCCATCCTCGACCGCGACGGCACCCTCAACCCGATGGGGGATGAATACATCACCTCGGCCGACGAGTGGACCGCGGTGCCCGGCGCGCTCGAAGCCATTGCCCGCCTCAACCATGCGGGCTGGCACGTGGTGGTGGCCACCAACCAGCCTGGCCTGGGCCGGGGCCTGTTTGATGTGGTGGCGCTCAACGCCATCCACGCCAAGATGCACCGGCAGGTGGCTGCGGTAGGCGGGCGCATCGACGCCGTGTTCTATTGCCCCCATGCGGCGGACGAGGACTGCAGCTGCCGCAAGCCCGCGCCGGGCCTGCTGGAACAGATCTGCGACCGCTACGGCGTGGAGCGCGACGAGGTCCGCGTGGTCGGCAGCTGCGAGGCGCACCTGCAAGCCGGCGCGGCCGTGGGGGCCCAGTTGCATCTGGTGTGCACCGGCCGGTCTGCCCCGCTGCGGCCGGGCGGCGCATTGCCCGTGAGCCTGCCGCCTGGCACGCAGGTGCACGCGAGCCTGGCCGACTTTGTGGACCAGTTGCTGCCGGCGACGCCCGGCCCCGCAGTCCCCTTGGCCGCAGCGCCCTTGCCACTGTCGGGGCATGGCGGGGCAGTATCTTGA